One part of the Bdellovibrio bacteriovorus genome encodes these proteins:
- a CDS encoding MGMT family protein, with product MSEVFSEKVLKLIKKIPAGKVATYGQIAALAGKPQGSRAVAWLLHSCSESHDLPWQRVLNSKGKISFPPGTKSYRQQKKLLVSEGVRFGEGDVIEMSLFQWKKKPVSAKVSAKKPRMFS from the coding sequence ATGAGCGAAGTATTTTCAGAGAAGGTTCTTAAACTGATCAAAAAGATCCCGGCAGGGAAAGTGGCCACCTATGGCCAGATTGCGGCCTTGGCGGGAAAGCCTCAGGGATCCCGTGCTGTGGCGTGGTTGCTGCACTCGTGTTCGGAAAGTCATGATCTGCCCTGGCAGCGGGTGTTGAACTCGAAAGGAAAGATTTCATTTCCGCCGGGGACGAAGTCCTATCGGCAGCAGAAAAAGCTTTTGGTTTCCGAGGGCGTGCGCTTCGGCGAGGGTGACGTGATCGAGATGTCGCTTTTTCAGTGGAAGAAAAAACCGGTATCTGCGAAAGTTTCTGCCAAGAAGCCACGGATGTTTTCGTAA
- a CDS encoding L,D-transpeptidase, giving the protein MRTLQQITGAIAALLFLTVNTAQAEPTETMQKRSPTVIDEINPFDPNIEQVLEQFDKIYEEETGQSAHLPETYLDELVNIFGGCTRNTCAVWAQVVKSSQRMYLYVNGSLRGSWLVSTGMAGYGTPNFDRHPNGRIYDRYSSSKFPGGDYKGLGNMPYAVFITGGFALHGTPQGNWSKLGTRASHGCIRMHPDNGYVFNRLVRSYGKANVWITVQ; this is encoded by the coding sequence ATGAGAACTCTACAACAAATAACAGGAGCCATCGCTGCTCTGCTGTTTTTGACAGTGAATACTGCCCAGGCAGAGCCCACCGAAACAATGCAAAAACGCAGTCCCACAGTGATCGATGAGATCAACCCCTTTGACCCAAACATCGAACAAGTGCTGGAACAATTCGATAAAATTTATGAAGAAGAAACCGGACAATCGGCTCACCTTCCAGAAACTTATCTTGATGAACTGGTCAACATCTTTGGTGGCTGCACTCGCAATACCTGTGCGGTCTGGGCACAGGTGGTGAAATCCAGTCAGCGAATGTACTTGTATGTGAACGGTTCACTGCGAGGATCATGGCTGGTATCCACCGGCATGGCCGGCTATGGAACGCCCAACTTTGACAGACATCCCAATGGTCGCATTTATGACCGCTACAGCTCCAGCAAGTTTCCCGGTGGCGATTATAAGGGGCTAGGTAACATGCCTTATGCCGTCTTTATCACCGGAGGATTTGCCCTGCATGGCACCCCTCAGGGCAACTGGTCTAAGCTAGGAACGCGCGCTTCGCACGGTTGCATACGCATGCACCCGGACAACGGATACGTCTTCAACCGTCTGGTGCGAAGTTATGGCAAAGCCAATGTGTGGATTACAGTTCAATAG
- a CDS encoding DUF1993 domain-containing protein, which yields MLYEMTVPPFIKTLKNLSAILDKGAHLAETKKFDVEVLLNSRLAPDQFPLTRQIQIACDTAKLGVARLTGKEAPSHPDTEKTLPELKTRIESTIAFLESVSAKDFEGADKKHISQPRWEGKYLTGEDYVLHHAIPNIYFHVTTAYSILRHNGVEIGKKDFLGALPFKS from the coding sequence ATGCTTTACGAAATGACTGTTCCCCCTTTTATCAAAACCCTTAAAAATCTTTCTGCCATTCTGGACAAAGGCGCCCACCTGGCCGAGACAAAAAAGTTTGACGTCGAGGTTCTGCTGAACTCCCGTCTGGCGCCGGATCAGTTTCCGCTGACTCGTCAGATTCAGATCGCCTGTGACACGGCGAAACTGGGTGTGGCTCGCCTGACAGGCAAAGAAGCGCCTTCCCACCCCGACACGGAAAAAACTTTGCCGGAACTAAAGACGCGCATTGAAAGCACGATTGCCTTCCTTGAGTCCGTCTCCGCCAAGGACTTTGAGGGTGCAGATAAAAAGCACATCAGCCAACCGCGCTGGGAAGGAAAATATCTGACTGGCGAAGATTATGTTTTGCATCACGCGATTCCGAACATCTATTTCCATGTCACCACAGCTTATTCCATCCTTCGTCACAATGGCGTCGAGATTGGTAAAAAAGACTTCCTGGGCGCTTTGCCATTTAAGTCCTAG
- a CDS encoding tRNA-uridine aminocarboxypropyltransferase, with the protein MRPLCYSCLQPGKACYCHAIQRFDPGISFVLLIHPIEVRRRIATGRMTSLCLDNSHLISGQDFSENSQVNALIKDPANHCVILYPGPDSSDLSVMNQTARNSLVPDGKRLTVFVIDGTWATAKKMMRESRNLHALPKICFSPDKPSGFRVRKQPKELCYSTIEAVHQTIDLLGGALGLDLTRRRPHDNLLDVFDLMVERQLLHLRHAEEIHGPFNSRDLKARHSR; encoded by the coding sequence ATGAGACCCCTGTGTTATTCCTGTCTGCAGCCCGGAAAAGCCTGCTATTGCCATGCCATTCAAAGATTTGATCCTGGAATCAGCTTTGTCCTGTTGATTCATCCCATTGAAGTGCGCCGGCGTATTGCCACCGGGCGTATGACGTCGCTATGTCTGGATAATTCTCATCTTATTTCGGGTCAGGACTTCAGTGAAAATTCACAGGTGAATGCGCTGATCAAGGATCCGGCAAATCACTGTGTGATTTTGTATCCGGGGCCGGATTCCAGTGACCTGTCGGTGATGAATCAGACGGCGCGCAACAGCCTGGTGCCGGATGGAAAAAGGCTGACGGTGTTTGTGATTGATGGCACCTGGGCCACGGCAAAAAAGATGATGCGTGAAAGCCGCAACCTGCACGCGCTTCCCAAGATCTGTTTTTCCCCTGATAAGCCCTCGGGCTTTCGCGTGCGCAAGCAGCCCAAGGAATTGTGTTATTCCACCATCGAGGCCGTTCATCAGACGATTGATCTTTTAGGTGGGGCGTTGGGTTTGGATCTGACCCGACGACGTCCGCATGACAACCTGCTGGACGTCTTTGATCTGATGGTGGAGCGTCAGTTGCTTCACCTGCGCCATGCGGAAGAAATTCACGGGCCTTTCAATTCACGTGATCTCAAGGCCCGTCACAGTCGTTAG
- a CDS encoding ABC-F family ATP-binding cassette domain-containing protein produces MISTNNVSLRFGGKKLFEEVNVKFTPGNCYGLIGANGAGKSTFLKILSKEIEPNTGEVIIGADQRLSILKQDHYAYDEYPVLKTVLMGNERLYKVMEEKDALYAKPDFSEADGVRASELETEFAELNGWEAESEAAVMLAGLAIPEEMHGKLMKELNGGEKVKVLLAQALFGRPDILLLDEPTNHLDIYAIQWLEEFLLNFENTVIVISHDRHFLNKVCSHIADIDFGKVTTYTGNYDFWRQASELNQRLREDQNKKSSDKAEELKAFIARFSANASKSRQASSRQKQLEKLEFVDLPASSRKKPFIGFDIKRELGNDVLVVDKLTKTWEGETLLKNLSFTLKKGDKVALLGRNDLAKTLLLEIIAGEMQADSGTYNWGITTSVGYFPTDNSRYFNGDEETLVDWLRPYSTEKDETFLRGFLGKMLFGGTDALKQPKVLSGGEKVRCMFSKLMLSGANILILDGPTNHLDLESITAVNEGLSRFKGTVIFTSHDHELIQTVANRIIEIDQGVVYDNHITYEEYLASKQVTH; encoded by the coding sequence ATGATCAGCACGAATAATGTAAGTCTGCGTTTTGGCGGCAAAAAACTCTTCGAAGAAGTGAACGTCAAATTCACCCCCGGCAACTGCTATGGCCTGATTGGCGCCAACGGGGCTGGAAAATCGACATTCCTGAAAATCCTTTCCAAAGAAATCGAACCCAACACCGGCGAAGTGATCATCGGTGCGGATCAGCGCCTTTCAATCCTGAAACAGGATCACTATGCCTATGATGAATACCCGGTGCTTAAAACCGTTCTTATGGGGAACGAGCGCCTGTACAAGGTGATGGAAGAAAAAGACGCTCTTTATGCAAAACCGGATTTTTCTGAGGCTGACGGCGTGCGCGCTTCCGAACTTGAGACTGAGTTCGCAGAACTTAACGGCTGGGAGGCTGAATCCGAAGCGGCCGTGATGCTGGCCGGCCTGGCGATTCCGGAAGAGATGCACGGCAAGCTGATGAAGGAGCTTAATGGCGGCGAAAAAGTAAAGGTCCTTCTGGCGCAGGCTCTGTTTGGGCGCCCGGACATTCTTTTGCTGGATGAGCCGACGAATCACCTGGACATCTATGCGATCCAGTGGCTGGAAGAGTTCCTGCTGAACTTTGAAAACACCGTCATCGTTATTTCGCACGATCGTCATTTCCTGAACAAAGTCTGCTCTCACATTGCCGATATCGACTTTGGCAAAGTGACCACCTATACCGGTAACTATGACTTCTGGAGACAAGCCAGCGAGCTGAATCAGCGCCTGCGCGAAGATCAGAACAAAAAAAGCTCTGACAAGGCTGAAGAGCTGAAAGCCTTCATCGCCCGTTTCAGCGCCAACGCCTCGAAATCCCGTCAGGCTTCCTCCCGTCAGAAACAACTGGAAAAGCTCGAGTTCGTCGATCTGCCGGCTTCTTCCCGTAAAAAACCGTTTATCGGTTTTGATATCAAGCGCGAACTGGGGAACGACGTTCTGGTCGTGGATAAGCTGACCAAAACATGGGAAGGCGAAACGCTGCTTAAAAACCTCAGCTTCACTTTAAAAAAAGGCGACAAGGTCGCACTTCTGGGCCGCAATGACCTGGCAAAGACCCTGCTTTTGGAAATCATCGCCGGTGAAATGCAGGCGGATTCCGGAACTTACAACTGGGGTATCACAACCTCCGTCGGCTACTTCCCGACAGACAACTCCCGCTATTTCAATGGTGATGAGGAAACCCTGGTGGACTGGTTGCGCCCGTACTCCACGGAAAAAGACGAAACCTTCCTGCGCGGATTTCTTGGGAAAATGCTTTTCGGCGGCACAGATGCACTGAAACAGCCGAAAGTTCTTTCCGGGGGCGAAAAGGTTCGCTGCATGTTCTCTAAACTGATGCTGTCAGGTGCGAACATTCTGATTCTGGATGGACCCACGAATCACCTGGATCTGGAAAGCATCACGGCGGTCAATGAAGGCTTGAGCCGTTTCAAGGGAACAGTGATCTTCACCTCCCATGACCATGAGCTGATTCAAACCGTGGCCAACAGAATTATCGAAATCGATCAGGGTGTGGTTTACGACAATCACATCACTTACGAAGAGTACCTGGCTTCCAAGCAAGTGACTCACTAA
- a CDS encoding DUF4097 family beta strand repeat-containing protein has translation MKFAALLALFISPLALAAETEVKEFDAKTIHSFDIENLNGNIKIEGGHEEKIVITAEKTDFTKSCRLEIKQKGADLDVKVSRKGVFKKSDCTTHFTVLLPKVIELELKSGSGNIAITGTKGDIDFKIGNGQVTIDADVHELDGSAGNADINVKSLTGKTELKMGSGTVKAAYAALPATGEFEIKSGSGNVELTLPADAKIQTSFISVGGKMTNEVGDTPNAGFKVKLKSGAANLHIKKAL, from the coding sequence ATGAAGTTTGCAGCATTGTTGGCCCTGTTTATCAGTCCCTTGGCTTTGGCCGCCGAGACCGAAGTGAAAGAGTTTGATGCGAAAACCATTCACAGTTTCGATATCGAGAACCTGAACGGAAATATCAAAATTGAGGGGGGTCACGAGGAGAAGATCGTGATCACGGCTGAAAAGACCGATTTCACCAAATCCTGCCGTCTGGAAATCAAACAAAAAGGCGCGGACCTGGATGTGAAAGTTTCCCGCAAAGGCGTATTCAAAAAGTCGGACTGCACCACCCATTTCACCGTCCTTTTGCCAAAAGTGATTGAGCTGGAATTGAAATCGGGCTCGGGCAATATCGCCATCACCGGCACTAAAGGGGATATCGATTTTAAAATCGGCAACGGCCAGGTGACGATTGATGCCGACGTTCACGAACTGGATGGTTCAGCGGGGAATGCGGATATCAATGTGAAGTCCCTGACCGGTAAAACCGAGCTGAAAATGGGCTCAGGCACGGTGAAGGCCGCTTATGCCGCTTTGCCTGCCACGGGTGAGTTTGAAATCAAATCCGGCAGCGGGAATGTGGAGCTGACTTTGCCAGCCGATGCCAAGATTCAGACAAGCTTCATCTCTGTTGGCGGAAAAATGACCAACGAAGTGGGCGACACGCCGAATGCGGGATTCAAAGTGAAACTGAAATCGGGCGCCGCCAACCTGCATATCAAGAAGGCGCTTTAA
- a CDS encoding asparaginase domain-containing protein, with translation MGTAIQDVIIITTGGTIEKTYNEFDGSLENRGTSIKNRILSKMRLPYTNIMVYPLLSKDSLYMTDEDRALISATVKDQMQRGSPIVVLHGTDTMHVSAEHCFKEIGTPKVPVVFTGAMIPMGFDDSDAAQNVTEALLSAKLLQPGFYISFHNQVFNVPQVRKNREKGTFESF, from the coding sequence ATGGGCACAGCTATTCAAGACGTCATCATTATCACCACCGGTGGCACCATCGAAAAAACTTATAATGAGTTCGATGGATCTCTGGAAAACAGAGGCACCAGCATTAAAAACCGCATTCTTTCCAAGATGCGTCTGCCGTACACCAATATCATGGTGTATCCCCTGCTGAGCAAAGACTCCCTGTACATGACAGATGAGGACCGCGCCCTGATTTCTGCCACGGTCAAAGATCAAATGCAGCGTGGAAGCCCGATCGTCGTTCTGCATGGAACCGACACCATGCACGTTTCTGCCGAACACTGCTTTAAAGAAATCGGCACACCGAAAGTTCCTGTGGTCTTCACTGGCGCCATGATCCCAATGGGTTTTGACGACAGCGATGCCGCTCAGAATGTCACCGAAGCCCTGCTGTCAGCTAAACTTCTGCAACCGGGATTCTACATTTCCTTCCACAACCAGGTGTTCAATGTGCCTCAGGTTCGCAAGAATCGCGAAAAAGGCACCTTCGAAAGTTTCTAA
- a CDS encoding VOC family protein, whose product MEARLTMITLGVQNLAVSREFYEKGLKWPVSSASNENVVFLRTGGVVLALFPSEELAKDAGVDPQGSGFRDFTIAHNVNSKEEVARVLAQAEKAGGRIIKPAQDVFWGGHSGYFEDPDRFLWEVAWNPMAPLNEKGEMQLP is encoded by the coding sequence ATGGAAGCACGACTGACGATGATCACGCTGGGCGTTCAAAACCTGGCAGTATCCCGCGAATTCTATGAAAAGGGACTGAAGTGGCCCGTTTCATCAGCAAGCAATGAAAACGTGGTCTTCCTGCGCACCGGCGGAGTGGTTTTGGCACTGTTTCCTTCCGAGGAGCTGGCAAAAGACGCCGGTGTCGATCCGCAGGGCAGTGGCTTTCGGGATTTCACCATCGCGCACAATGTGAACAGCAAAGAGGAAGTGGCCAGAGTGCTGGCACAGGCTGAAAAAGCCGGAGGCCGCATAATTAAACCTGCCCAGGATGTGTTCTGGGGAGGTCATAGTGGATACTTTGAAGATCCGGATCGTTTCCTGTGGGAAGTGGCGTGGAATCCTATGGCGCCACTGAACGAAAAAGGCGAGATGCAACTGCCTTAG
- a CDS encoding Hsp20/alpha crystallin family protein, which translates to MRLITPYWPTRRMTSNIFEEMDRMFENLAAVPFTENQERLFKPTCEVAESEDHYLLSVDLPGFKKENIQIEMNGNLLTISGERKRDEKVLSTFSRSFTVPDTVDGAKIEAHHEDGVLSIYLPKAPVAKAQRIEIQTQKGGFFDKLLAAKSSAAEDNKSASSSH; encoded by the coding sequence ATGAGACTGATTACACCTTATTGGCCCACTCGCAGAATGACATCCAATATCTTTGAAGAGATGGATCGTATGTTTGAAAATCTTGCAGCGGTCCCCTTCACCGAGAATCAGGAGCGTCTATTTAAACCCACATGTGAAGTGGCCGAATCCGAAGATCATTACTTACTGAGTGTTGATCTGCCTGGATTCAAAAAAGAAAACATTCAAATCGAGATGAACGGAAATCTTCTGACCATCTCAGGCGAACGAAAGCGTGATGAAAAAGTGTTAAGCACTTTCAGTCGCAGCTTCACCGTTCCCGACACCGTCGATGGCGCAAAAATTGAAGCCCATCACGAAGACGGAGTTCTCAGCATTTATCTGCCGAAAGCTCCGGTGGCGAAAGCCCAAAGAATTGAAATTCAAACTCAAAAAGGGGGTTTCTTCGACAAGCTGTTAGCAGCCAAAAGCTCCGCAGCCGAAGACAACAAGTCCGCATCTTCGTCCCACTAA
- a CDS encoding NAD(P)H-binding protein has protein sequence MKVAIAGASGFVGKALIQELQGHHEIVALSRSSKKDSAAGIEWRSCDLFSLLDAEKALEGCDVAVYLVHSMRPSAQLTQGTFEDFDLIVADNFVRAAETCGVKRIFYLGGMCPENSQEMSRHLHSRQEVEGVFKTSRIPATILRAAVILGPEGSSFHIMTRLVDRLPAMVCPKWTSTQSQPVALKDVVRSLRYCIETAETQNHIYDIGGPDVISYLDMMKMIARMQGLKRALLPIPLLSPRLSTLWVCLVTGAPKALVAPLVEGLRSTLLVSDKRRLNIPGYKFMPVAEALEEALSEFTEKKTPLAFQKSPLGSYEVRSVQRLLIPEGVTADEVARAYMEFLPSMRPGLMKVEVNGRWVNFCWSFPYVRLLILEYSPERSWSHRQLFYVRGGLLAQKTVRGRLEFRETLGGKAVIAAIHEFKPRMPWFLYRWTQALFHIWVMRQFGLYLNRPKSAR, from the coding sequence GTGAAGGTGGCAATTGCCGGAGCCAGCGGTTTTGTTGGCAAGGCCCTGATCCAGGAACTGCAAGGACATCATGAAATCGTTGCGCTTAGCCGGTCCAGTAAAAAGGATTCGGCTGCTGGCATCGAGTGGCGGTCCTGTGATCTGTTCAGTCTGCTGGATGCGGAAAAAGCTTTGGAGGGCTGTGACGTTGCCGTTTATCTTGTGCATTCCATGCGCCCCTCGGCCCAACTGACTCAAGGGACCTTTGAAGACTTTGATTTGATTGTCGCGGATAACTTTGTGCGTGCCGCAGAAACCTGCGGAGTCAAACGCATCTTCTATCTGGGTGGCATGTGCCCTGAAAATTCTCAAGAAATGTCCCGGCACCTGCACAGCCGTCAAGAGGTTGAAGGTGTTTTTAAAACCAGTCGCATCCCCGCAACAATTCTGCGGGCGGCAGTGATACTGGGGCCTGAGGGTTCATCCTTTCATATAATGACCCGCTTGGTGGACCGATTGCCAGCCATGGTCTGTCCAAAATGGACCAGTACGCAAAGCCAGCCGGTGGCCTTAAAGGATGTTGTGCGAAGTCTGCGCTACTGTATTGAAACCGCAGAAACCCAGAATCATATTTATGATATCGGCGGTCCGGATGTGATCAGCTATCTTGATATGATGAAGATGATCGCGCGCATGCAGGGGCTTAAGCGGGCGCTGTTGCCAATTCCCCTTTTAAGCCCGCGACTGTCCACCTTATGGGTGTGCCTTGTGACTGGCGCCCCGAAAGCCCTGGTGGCACCTTTGGTGGAAGGATTGCGATCCACCTTGCTGGTCAGTGACAAGCGTCGACTGAATATTCCGGGATACAAGTTCATGCCGGTAGCTGAAGCGCTAGAAGAGGCGCTTTCTGAATTTACAGAAAAGAAGACGCCGCTGGCATTTCAAAAAAGCCCCCTGGGCAGCTATGAAGTGCGCTCTGTGCAAAGGCTGCTGATTCCGGAAGGGGTCACTGCGGATGAGGTGGCGCGTGCTTACATGGAATTCTTACCCAGCATGCGACCAGGCCTGATGAAGGTGGAAGTCAACGGACGCTGGGTGAACTTCTGCTGGAGTTTTCCGTATGTGCGCCTTTTAATTCTGGAGTATTCTCCTGAAAGAAGCTGGTCGCATCGTCAGTTGTTTTATGTGCGCGGGGGACTGCTGGCGCAAAAAACAGTGCGGGGGCGCCTGGAGTTCAGGGAAACCCTGGGTGGAAAGGCTGTTATCGCAGCCATTCACGAGTTCAAACCCCGTATGCCGTGGTTCTTGTACCGGTGGACCCAGGCATTGTTTCATATCTGGGTTATGCGTCAGTTCGGACTTTACTTGAATCGACCCAAGTCAGCGCGTTAG
- a CDS encoding NINE protein, which yields MAKSDHSSFIGYILWIFGFMGAHRFYFGKSITGTIWFFTFGLAGIGWLIDIFLIPSMSRSAQRSYRSGRVDYNVSWILLTFLGIFGVHRFYMGKWLSGLIWLCTGGLFLIGYLYDYWTLNEQISDVNREAA from the coding sequence ATGGCCAAATCAGATCATTCCAGCTTTATCGGTTATATTCTTTGGATTTTTGGTTTCATGGGCGCACACCGTTTTTATTTCGGCAAATCCATCACCGGGACCATCTGGTTTTTCACCTTCGGCCTGGCGGGCATTGGCTGGCTGATTGATATTTTTCTGATCCCAAGCATGAGCCGCAGTGCCCAGCGCAGTTATCGCAGTGGACGTGTGGACTATAACGTCAGCTGGATTCTGCTGACGTTCCTGGGAATCTTTGGTGTGCACCGATTCTATATGGGCAAATGGCTGTCAGGTTTGATCTGGCTTTGTACCGGCGGTCTTTTCCTGATCGGTTACTTGTATGACTATTGGACTTTGAATGAGCAGATTTCCGACGTGAACCGCGAGGCGGCTTAA
- a CDS encoding ArnT family glycosyltransferase translates to MKNSLKSNVFFGLGLVLFTLAMSWLFLLTPRAHNIEIIKPDLNTVQDSLASFQFQDMNPEREGLYWVKFTTTPMIYPLKHLKLRTMNCVHEMSTQHGDWNLPTDLNTRCDNLAGFKLNNTGASLAKETTWHFAGSTKGDSYGVLLEKDWTDLPVALGLALVVVSLMMMLMTKLPVPLAERAFIAAVLGGAFLFRFWLVFIKAPPEFSLFSDMAGYFHRGEEIMRGEYTLSQLFQPAGFTLWSLWLRQLGGFELFNWSQVFLSWGTVVLIYLMVRERFGALAGAFSALISATYIPLAGFATFHMAENAYAFLITLFLWLMMKTFKNEKLSGYFLMGLLLAVAFYFKGNHAFFIPILGLWLLYRERHHFTRAFIKVTVMAIGCLLIVVPHMAWTWKHYGKPQLGPTAGALNFIEGKCPSKDNADSSGARWMSPLFHFTNERTFKQWDQPFTNQAYFWKEGLKCVAKNPAVLVSSMRYIYYLAWGNPLWPIISNPTKELYYPWESFFYYAMLPLTLLGLLVLRKSEEPFNKATILLMLSLFLTVWFFKSENRFRVPFDALLISWGSLGAAWLSRLAVHVGNLLIQSPIVIQVTDQEKTAGTKPDQT, encoded by the coding sequence ATGAAAAACTCTTTGAAATCCAACGTATTCTTCGGCCTGGGCCTTGTCCTTTTCACTCTGGCAATGAGCTGGCTGTTTCTGCTGACTCCTCGCGCCCACAATATTGAAATCATCAAACCGGATCTAAACACCGTTCAGGACTCCCTGGCGAGCTTTCAGTTTCAGGACATGAATCCCGAACGCGAAGGCCTTTACTGGGTTAAGTTCACCACCACCCCGATGATCTATCCTTTGAAACATCTTAAGCTTCGCACCATGAACTGCGTGCATGAGATGAGCACTCAGCACGGCGACTGGAACTTACCCACGGATCTAAACACCCGCTGTGATAACTTGGCCGGATTCAAATTAAACAACACGGGTGCAAGCCTTGCCAAAGAAACCACCTGGCACTTTGCCGGTAGCACCAAGGGCGACAGCTACGGTGTCCTGCTTGAAAAAGACTGGACCGATCTTCCCGTGGCCCTGGGCCTGGCACTGGTTGTGGTCTCTTTGATGATGATGCTTATGACGAAGCTGCCGGTGCCTCTGGCTGAACGGGCTTTCATCGCCGCTGTTCTAGGCGGCGCCTTCTTATTCCGTTTTTGGCTGGTGTTTATAAAAGCCCCTCCGGAATTCAGTCTGTTTTCGGACATGGCAGGATACTTTCACCGCGGCGAGGAAATCATGCGCGGTGAATACACCCTGAGCCAGCTTTTCCAGCCTGCCGGCTTCACATTGTGGAGTCTGTGGCTGCGTCAGCTTGGCGGTTTTGAGCTTTTCAACTGGTCCCAGGTGTTTTTGTCCTGGGGAACAGTCGTCTTAATTTATCTGATGGTACGGGAACGCTTTGGCGCTTTGGCGGGGGCTTTCTCGGCTCTTATTTCCGCAACCTATATTCCCCTTGCCGGATTTGCGACATTCCACATGGCGGAAAATGCCTATGCCTTTTTAATCACGCTGTTCCTGTGGCTGATGATGAAGACCTTTAAAAATGAAAAGCTGTCCGGCTATTTCCTTATGGGGCTTCTTCTGGCCGTGGCGTTTTATTTCAAGGGCAATCATGCGTTCTTTATTCCGATTCTGGGCCTGTGGCTGCTTTACCGTGAACGCCATCACTTTACGCGCGCATTTATAAAAGTGACGGTGATGGCCATCGGCTGCCTGCTGATCGTGGTTCCCCACATGGCTTGGACGTGGAAACACTATGGCAAACCCCAGCTGGGACCCACGGCCGGGGCTTTAAACTTTATCGAAGGCAAATGCCCGTCCAAAGACAACGCCGATTCGTCTGGCGCGCGCTGGATGTCTCCGCTGTTTCACTTTACCAACGAACGAACATTCAAACAGTGGGATCAGCCTTTCACCAATCAGGCCTATTTCTGGAAGGAAGGTCTGAAGTGTGTGGCTAAAAATCCGGCCGTGCTGGTTTCAAGTATGAGATATATCTACTATCTGGCGTGGGGAAATCCACTGTGGCCGATCATTTCAAACCCCACCAAGGAACTTTACTATCCTTGGGAAAGTTTTTTCTATTATGCCATGCTGCCACTGACCCTACTGGGTCTGTTGGTGCTGCGAAAGTCAGAAGAACCCTTTAACAAAGCGACAATTCTTCTGATGCTTTCGCTGTTTTTGACGGTGTGGTTCTTTAAATCGGAAAACCGTTTCCGCGTTCCCTTTGATGCGCTTTTGATCAGCTGGGGATCGCTGGGGGCTGCGTGGTTAAGCCGCCTCGCGGTTCACGTCGGAAATCTGCTCATTCAAAGTCCAATAGTCATACAAGTAACCGATCAGGAAAAGACCGCCGGTACAAAGCCAGATCAAACCTGA
- the ubiG gene encoding bifunctional 2-polyprenyl-6-hydroxyphenol methylase/3-demethylubiquinol 3-O-methyltransferase UbiG, with protein sequence MELAKVDREIINNEAYDHLADRWYEAQDDPIALLRNQHKVEMPWILEAIRRNIGYKAEILDMGCGAGFLANDLAAAGHKVTGIDLSTSSLKVAESRDLTHSVHYRQGDVYQVPFANESFDVVAAMDLLEHVSDPQRVIAEASRVLRPGGLFFFNTFNKNPLAWLVVIKGMEWFVKNTPNDYHVYSLFIEPKKLKLWLEDFSLDTTEIRGIRPVFAQKALWQLIRTGVVPKDFKFTFSRAPLIAYTGFAKKSRGFN encoded by the coding sequence ATGGAATTGGCGAAGGTGGATCGCGAGATTATTAACAACGAAGCTTATGATCATCTCGCGGACCGCTGGTACGAGGCGCAGGATGACCCTATCGCTCTTTTGCGCAACCAACACAAAGTGGAAATGCCGTGGATATTGGAAGCCATCCGCCGCAACATTGGTTACAAAGCCGAAATTCTGGATATGGGCTGTGGCGCGGGCTTTCTGGCAAATGATCTTGCGGCGGCCGGGCATAAGGTGACTGGAATTGATCTTTCCACCTCCAGTCTGAAGGTGGCGGAATCTCGTGATCTCACCCATTCAGTGCACTATCGGCAAGGGGACGTCTATCAGGTTCCTTTTGCCAACGAAAGCTTCGATGTGGTGGCGGCGATGGATTTGCTGGAGCATGTGTCTGATCCGCAACGGGTGATCGCCGAAGCCTCGCGGGTGCTGCGTCCGGGCGGGCTGTTCTTCTTTAACACCTTCAACAAAAATCCCCTGGCGTGGCTGGTGGTAATTAAGGGCATGGAGTGGTTCGTAAAGAACACACCCAATGATTATCACGTGTACTCACTTTTCATTGAGCCGAAAAAATTGAAACTGTGGCTGGAGGATTTTAGCCTGGATACCACTGAAATTCGTGGTATTCGTCCGGTGTTCGCTCAAAAAGCGCTGTGGCAGTTGATTCGCACCGGTGTCGTACCGAAAGATTTTAAGTTCACATTTTCACGGGCGCCTTTGATTGCGTACACGGGCTTTGCGAAGAAGTCGCGGGGATTCAATTGA